One Aegilops tauschii subsp. strangulata cultivar AL8/78 chromosome 7, Aet v6.0, whole genome shotgun sequence genomic window carries:
- the LOC109756158 gene encoding acyl transferase 15-like, protein MSVMVTKSWPVLVRPSTPTMPDRIKVSPFDKPVAFCAFSSFLVFDRAIHEPAEIIKRALSRALVHFRLMAGRVIVGDDDGELCIACTGEGVEFVAATANCALEDVKLFDPPFAAVLGDLAADYPEASCRVTDPLLLMQVTEFSCGAFVLGVTWNHVVADGTGIALLLRAMGELARGRAQPSVSPVSCAEHLLPDLPPLVAAIEQTMVGHLEPQDYSYLDFTLPMSTIDRIRAELSDELGAPCTVFEAATAVLWQCRSRAIMPDDDPGTLAPLIFTADARRHVGAADGYYSNCVITQAITPSPTIREVADGDIKDVVKLVRSGKEQIPATFAGKEQAEGVPGVDALFGYNLLFVTSWRNLGFEATDFGGGTPARVMGHVGPKSVPACVACLPYRDKDGANILSRFVKEEHAGAFLAELAKFM, encoded by the coding sequence ATGAGCGTGATGGTAACCAAGTCTTGGCCGGTGCTGGTCCGCCCGTCGACGCCGACGATGCCCGACCGCATCAAAGTCTCCCCCTTCGACAAGCCTGTTGCCTTCTGCGCCTTCTCGTCGTTCCTCGTCTTCGACCGGGCAATCCACGAGCCCGCCGAAATCATAAAGAGGGCGCTGTCTCGAGCTCTGGTCCACTTCCGCCTCATGGCCGGCCGCGTCATCGTGGGAGACGACGACGGCGAGCTCTGCATCGCATGCACCGGCGAGGGCGTGGAGTTCGTGGCCGCGACGGCCAACTGCGCCCTGGAGGACGTCAAGCTCTTCGACCCGCCGTTCGCGGCGGTGCTAGGAGACCTCGCTGCCGACTACCCGGAGGCCAGCTGCCGCGTGACCGACCCCTTGCTTCTCATGCAGGTGACAGAGTTCTCCTGCGGCGCGTTCGTCCTTGGTGTCACGTGGAACCACGTCGTCGCCGACGGCACGGGGATCGCTCTGCTCCTACGGGCCATGGGCGAGCTGGCGCGCGGGCGGGCTCAGCCGTCCGTCTCCCCGGTCTCCTGCGCCGAGCATCTCCTGCCGGACCTCCCGCCTTTGGTCGCCGCTATAGAGCAGACCATGGTTGGCCACCTGGAGCCCCAGGATTACTCCTACCTCGACTTCACGCTGCCGATGAGCACTATCGACCGCATCAGAGCCGAGCTCAGCGACGAGCTGGGCGCGCCGTGCACCGTATTCGAGGCGGCTACGGCCGTACTATGGCAGTGCCGCAGCCGCGCCATCATGCCCGACGACGACCCGGGCACCCTGGCGCCGCTCATCTTCACCGCGGACGCGCGTAGGCACGTCGGTGCCGCGGACGGCTACTACAGCAACTGCGTCATTACGCAGGCAATCACCCCGTCTCCGACGATCCGTGAGGTGGCTGATGGGGACATCAAAGACGTCGTTAAGCTGGTCAGGAGTGGCAAGGAGCAGATACCTGCCACCTTCGCCGGAAAAGAACAAGCAGAAGGCGTGCCAGGCGTGGACGCGCTGTTCGGGTACAACTTGTTATTCGTGACGAGCTGGAGGAACCTGGGCTTCGAGGCGACGGACTTCGGCGGCGGGACGCCGGCGCGCGTGATGGGACACGTGGGGCCCAAGTCGGTGCCGGCCTGCGTGGCGTGCCTGCCGTACAGGGACAAAGACGGGGCCAACATCCTGTCGCGCTTCGTCAAGGAGGAGCACGCCGGCGCCTTCCTTGCCGAGCTAGCCAAGTTCATGTGA